The following coding sequences lie in one Phaeodactylum tricornutum CCAP 1055/1 chromosome 12, whole genome shotgun sequence genomic window:
- a CDS encoding predicted protein — MYHDDASPYAAPGATFGTESHGSVSGSSNIGGGLAQRHRSTESATAPSPFVQSPTSYTYPAATTTNSAAYGYYAGGAAPSAYPSPSTQWGTRPSKNTAPTYQHNGAAMAFLIPSLYVMLIQDHVHDGASWSSSTPLTTFAILTVLLYCLDMSNLREGFLYTLWLSVIVVLSVWGWGLLLQLGDEDEHSGLNVLLILLQTGVYGFVLASGATFVSLQCHWIVQTMPVNTNGSTAAVTSKSMYLDKPANPLPSASSAEASAAGIGLEHMLHGVVPVVFAATCTPTIVGYLESMYGRDTAATLMPYIFLFLLVSALLAFGSSTTSFPITPSAADRSGNGSNLDSKAISSKRPDFIIRPQVAFWHTSLVLIVPVTMHVGICYKRLLSRYADSDDWYDWFLAVAIPYLCLYGLSALDNSDVFPNPYSNRALFGAGGVTLRGTLVPLGVSVLASLALQQRYLIPLCHQFSYHFLGHKSSSWLVSLYWTIATLSFVLCVWFWGRKSVVTNQPIFGEYHEDVVQLTLSLGGLALGKAFGLPWNFTPLPILAFLGLSLWLTTRMLRYLTIFLFVVHAAGVVTFTYRFAGIDHSLALPLGMNVSLIRFGMLLVTSSILIGLVAGLGVRSTGGFGAKILKNVDVTGLVLIAYTLTSMALEIALLKRPVPSSELMGVDDKDLEEEDEMLYDHTWAYMTSFVVICITVFMKKVRILSARTSGIVLALAMGKAVSIFIDDGEEEDPADGSSLTAVFIRALCAAVLCIVMFAPRIFLQPIYLKSAIRSRGLFNGRGGSELPTRALQTIVLYAFVFLPIALVIAIPYVLFPLASALAGEYGGDSFYSSTPPVSELIGSTVALWGLACLSTLNFYLPDGGGEMWKKLSALAFLMGVGIFFTAPTFGAGNKDVMMNPYASISSVGSQMVLRSKSRTGGWGLLSAALATFLSIAGPLELKERRNKSGRKDKYLLFRTMSFSLLFGGGVSWFIILQSMSETEWLYLFLTSIACMTIAFLGTVASVLGYHIELENFEDVDQIFQIWILALPALIPVTGAPHFFKSQGSHPFGSGGWLATYMSIASITLLVFALSLRSRLLKNQSTRSVANLSSIFSWLCAVTVIYGRYGVSGMDANYDVITFAGVPFPILGTIIVSPILLALEGESASSESRSRVQRLTTAGPRTQSSMGLKFSSLNESNRFAPLLTAINVVFIAASLYAVLLRGSGLFNMFGASVAKSHEGVFYKVFGDADKDNEDLAVLAQKTISHSKALATSAKLAGSGFWTAGGFFGPMMHLGGIGATAPSFALQIAHWFKYRNVSASISTLVLPLNAVPLILCRGIPALQAVALINIVTGIFQAASIRKADRLSQMQI; from the coding sequence ATGTACCATGACGATGCTTCCCCGTACGCGGCTCCGGGTGCAACGTTTGGTACCGAGTCCCACGGATCCGTTTCCGGCAGCAGCAACATTGGCGGTGGCCTCGCCCAACGTCATCGTTCGACCGAGTCTGCGACAGCGCCCTCTCCTTTTGTGCAGAGTCCAACCTCCTATACGTACCCGGCCGCCACTACTACCAATTCGGCTGCCTACGGATACTACGCCGGTGGTGCGGCGCCATCGGCGTATCCCAGTCCAAGCACACAATGGGGAACGCGACCGTCCAAGAACACGGCGCCAACTTACCAACATAACGGTGCAGCGATGGCGTTTTTGATTCCGTCGCTCTACGTAATGCTGATTCAAGATCACGTCCACGATGGAGCCAGCTGGTCATCCTCCACGCCTTTGACTACCTTTGCAATTCTGACTGTCCTGCTGTACTGCCTGGACATGTCCAATTTGCGGGAAGGGTTCTTGTACACACTTTGGTTGTCCGTCATTGTCGTGTTGAGTGTATGGGGGTGGGGTCTTTTGCTACAACTAGGAGACGAGGATGAACATTCGGGACTCAACGTACTCCTGATATTGTTGCAAACGGGGGTCTATGGATTCGTACTGGCGTCCGGAGCCACTTTTGTATCGCTTCAGTGTCATTGGATTGTTCAAACGATGCCTGTCAACACCAATGGCTCCACAGCAGCTGTCACTTCCAAAAGTATGTATCTAGATAAGCCTGCAAACCCACTCCCCAGTGCCTCCTCGGCCGAAGCGTCGGCCGCCGGAATTGGTTTGGAACACATGTTGCACGGTGTTGTCCCAGTGGTCTTTGCCGCCACCTGCACTCCCACGATTGTCGGCTACCTAGAATCCATGTATGGAAGAGACACTGCCGCTACGCTTATGCCATATATCTTTCTGTTTCTGTTGGTCTCGGCTCTCCTTGCGTTTGGCTCATCCACTACGAGCTTTCCGATCACACCAAGCGCAGCCGATAGAAGCGGCAACGGATCGAATCTCGACTCGAAAGCCATCAGCAGCAAACGACCAGACTTCATTATCCGACCACAAGTGGCTTTTTGGCATACGTCTCTGGTCTTGATTGTGCCCGTCACCATGCACGTTGGAATATGCTATAAACGCTTGCTCAGTCGATATGCCGACAGTGACGACTGGTACGATTGGTTCTTGGCCGTGGCTATTCCATACTTGTGTTTGTACGGATTATCGGCCTTGGACAATTCGGATGTGTTTCCTAACCCATACAGCAATCGGGCCTTATTTGGAGCAGGCGGGGTTACGCTGCGGGGGACACTTGTACCACTGGGGGTGTCCGTTCTCGCGTCCCTCGCCCTTCAGCAACGATATCTGATACCACTCTGCCATCAGTTTTCGTACCATTTCCTTGGCCACAAATCTTCAAGCTGGCTAGTGTCCTTATACTGGACCATAGCCACCTTGAGTTTCGTTCTCTGCGTTTGGTTCTGGGGAAGAAAAAGTGTCGTCACCAATCAGCCCATCTTTGGTGAATACCACGAAGACGTGGTCCAGCTAACGTTGTCACTTGGAGGTCTCGCCCTTGGCAAGGCATTTGGACTGCCCTGGAACTTTACCCCGTTGCCGATTCTAGCATTTTTGGGGCTGTCGCTCTGGTTGACGACCCGCATGCTTCGTTATTTGACTATATTCCTCTTTGTTGTACATGCAGCAGGTGTTGTCACTTTTACCTACCGATTTGCAGGTATTGATCACTCGCTGGCGTTGCCCTTGGGTATGAATGTATCGCTGATTCGATTTGGCATGTTGCTAGTAACGTCGTCCATATTGATTGGTTTAGTGGCCGGTCTTGGTGTGCGCTCAACGGGAGGATTCGGGGCTAAAATACTAAAAAATGTAGACGTCACGGGCCTGGTTTTGATTGCTTACACCTTGACTTCCATGGCGTTGGAGATTGCGTTACTGAAGCGTCCCGTCCCGTCGAGTGAGCTGATGGGCGTCGACGAcaaggatttggaagaagaggacgagatgCTGTACGATCACACCTGGGCGTATATGACAAGTTTTGTTGTCATCTGCATAACTGTTTTCATGAAGAAGGTCAGAATTCTTTCCGCTCGAACGTCCGGAATTGTCTTAGCCTTGGCGATGGGGAAAGCTGTATCGATTTTTATCGACGACGGTGAGGAGGAAGATCCAGCAGATGGCTCCTCGTTGACCGCTGTGTTCATCCGTGCACTTTGTGCAGCGGTGTTGTGCATTGTTATGTTCGCCCCACGGATCTTTTTGCAACCCATCTATCTCAAATCTGCTATTCGATCACGTGGGCTGTTTAACGGTCGCGGTGGATCAGAGCTTCCGACGAGAGCACTGCAAACAATCGTTCTCTACGCGTTTGTATTCTTGCCTATTGCTCTAGTCATCGCTATTCCATACGTGCTGTTTCCACTCGCCAGCGCGTTGGCTGGAGAATATGGTGGTGATTCTTTCTATTCCTCTACACCGCCTGTCTCCGAGTTGATAGGGTCGACGGTCGCATTGTGGGGTCTAGCTTGTCTTTCCACGCTGAACTTTTATCTACCTGATGGTGGAGGAGAAATGTGGAAGAAGCTTTCTGCTCTTGCCTTCCTGATGGGTGTGGGCATTTTTTTCACGGCGCCTACATTCGGCGCAGGTAACAAGGATGTCATGATGAACCCGTACGCTTCGATTTCTAGTGTCGGGTCGCAAATGGTATTGCGTAGTAAGAGTCGAACTGGAGGCTGGGGTCTCCTATCTGCTGCGCTGGCCACATTTCTTTCCATTGCGGGGCCTCTAGAATTGAAGGAAAGACGCAACAAATCTGGTCGAAAGGACAAGTATCTACTATTCAGAACGATGAGTTTTAGTCTTTTGTTTGGTGGAGGGGTTTCCTGGTTCATTATTCTACAAAGTATGAGCGAGACAGAATGGTTATACCTCTTTCTAACCTCCATTGCATGCATGACCATTGCCTTTCTCGGAACCGTTGCATCCGTCCTCGGCTACCATATTGAGCTTGAAAACTTTGAAGATGTTGACCAGATATTTCAAATTTGGATTCTTGCTTTGCCTGCCTTAATTCCCGTAACGGGTGCACCTCATTTCTTTAAATCCCAAGGCTCTCATCCGTTTGGCTCTGGTGGCTGGCTGGCAACCTACATGAGCATTGCGAGCATCACACTACTCGTCTTTGCTCTATCGTTGAGAAGCCGTCTTTTGAAGAATCAGTCCACGCGTTCAGTCGCTAATCTAAGCTCAATCTTCTCTTGGTTGTGCGCTGTCACCGTAATATACGGCAGATACGGCGTTTCTGGCATGGATGCCAACTACGACGTTATAACTTTCGCTGGGGTGCCATTTCCAATTTTAGGAACTATCATTGTATCTCCGATCTTGTTAGCACTTGAAGGCGAATCGGCATCCTCTGAGAGCAGGAGCCGAGTCCAAAGACTGACAACGGCTGGTCCTCGGACGCAATCATCGATGGGTTTAAAGTTTTCTTCGTTAAACGAATCTAACCGTTTCGCACCGTTGCTCACAGCGATCAATGTTGTGTTTATCGCTGCAAGCTTGTATGCAGTTCTCCTTCGTGGATCCGGTCTGTTCAATATGTTTGGAGCATCGGTCGCAAAGAGTCATGAAGGAGTTTTCTACAAAGTTTTCGGCGACGCTGACAAAGACAACGAGGACCTTGCCGTACTTGCTCAAAAGACTATTTCTCACAGCAAAGCGCTGGCCACTTCAGCAAAACTGGCGGGCAGTGGATTTTGGACGGCGGGCGGATTCTTTGGTCCAATGATGCACTTAGGTGGTATAGGGGCAACTGCTCCAAGCTTTGCTCTACAAATTGCGCATTGGTTCAAGTACAGGAACGTGTCCGCGTCAATTTCTACCCTCGTACTTCCTTTGAATGCTGTGCCGTTGATTCTGTGCCGCGGTATTCCAGCACTGCAAGCAGTGGCTCTTATCAATATAGTGACAGGTATTTTTCAGGCAGCCAGTATACGCAAAGCAGACCGACTCTCGCAAATGCAAATTTAG